The DNA sequence TCTCAATGCTTCGATCGGATCAAGTTTAGACGCTTTTAAAGCGGGGTAGTATCCGAAAAATACTCCAGTGATTGCGCAGACAATAAATGAAATAAGGATAGATGATTCTGTAATAAATGTAGGCCAGGATAAAAATGCGGTTACCAGTTTTGAAGTCAGTATTCCTAAAATTACCCCTATAACTCCTCCTGTAATACTGATCAGTATAGCTTCAATAAGGAACTGATATAAAATATCTTTACCTCTTGCGCCAATCGACATTCTTAAACCAATTTCTTTTGTTCTCTCAGTAACGGATACATACATAATATTCATGATCCCGATTCCTCCAACAATCAGAGAAATCCCGGCAATAGCGGATAGTAAAACAGTCAGGAGCTGACTTGTAGAACTCATTGTAGAGATAAGCTCTGCCTGGGTCCGGACAGAAAAATCATCATTATTTCCATCTGCAGAAAGCTTATGCTGTTTTCTTAAAATTTCAGAGACTTCATCTGTGGCTTTCTGGGAAGTACTCGCATTGGTTGATGAAGCATAAATAGTTTGTACGTAAGTGATTCCTAAAAACCTTCTTTGTACGGTACTGAACGGAGCAATGATGACATCATCCTGATCCTGGCCAAATGCGTTAGATCCCTTTGAGGCGAGAACACCAATTACCTTCATCGGGACTTTATTAAATCTGATAACAGA is a window from the Chryseobacterium sp. T16E-39 genome containing:
- a CDS encoding ABC transporter permease, with the translated sequence MNTSNLFRIAWRALLRNKLRAFLTMLGIIIGVASVIAMTAIGEGSKKSISDQLSSMGSNMITIRPSSNINVSGGARIGASGLQTLKPQDVEAISKNAPDVSYVSPAVQTNGQSINGPNNWPTQLQGVNADYFSIRDWAVSDGTSFSTKDVSTSDKVCLLGQTVVTNLFPNGEDPIGSVIRFNKVPMKVIGVLASKGSNAFGQDQDDVIIAPFSTVQRRFLGITYVQTIYASSTNASTSQKATDEVSEILRKQHKLSADGNNDDFSVRTQAELISTMSSTSQLLTVLLSAIAGISLIVGGIGIMNIMYVSVTERTKEIGLRMSIGARGKDILYQFLIEAILISITGGVIGVILGILTSKLVTAFLSWPTFITESSILISFIVCAITGVFFGYYPALKASKLDPIEALRYE